The following coding sequences are from one Lolium rigidum isolate FL_2022 chromosome 6, APGP_CSIRO_Lrig_0.1, whole genome shotgun sequence window:
- the LOC124665253 gene encoding uncharacterized protein LOC124665253 codes for MGRAATMSLAMSLILLIAMFSTLPAAHADAGFISRTCKKTKNAAMCVAVLRDAPESTKASTAHGLAGIALQIAIDTADHNGAVIGDLAKKSQGTPQGDALAVCLGAYVDAAMDLDIDGRSGFDGGDYAGTSKLLSGAKGAGDACENAFKGIGKMPPVTAIDIMMTERCSVAADLVDLLIHK; via the coding sequence ATGGGGAGGGCAGCGACGATGTCCCTAGCTATGTCTCTCATCCTACTCATCGCGATGTTCTCCACCCTTCCCGCCGCCCACGCCGACGCCGGTTTCATCTCCCGCACATGCAAGAAGACCAAGAACGCCGCCATGTGTGTGGCCGTGCTGCGTGACGCCCCGGAGAGCACCAAGGCCTCCACCGCGCACGGCCTCGCCGGCATCGCGCTGCAGATCGCCATCGACACCGCCGACCACAACGGCGCGGTCATCGGCGACCTGGCCAAGAAGAGCCAGGGTACGCCCCAGGGGGACGCGCTGGCCGTCTGCCTCGGGGCCTATGTCGATGCTGCCATGGACCTCGACATCGACGGCcgctccggcttcgatggcgggGACTACGCTGGCACGTCCAAGCTCTTGTCGGGCGCAAAGGGCGCTGGCGATGCATGCGAGAACGCGTTCAAGGGGATCGGCAAAATGCCCCCCGTTACCGCCATAGATATCATGATGACGGAGCGCTGCAGTGTTGCTGCCGACCTCGTTGACCTGCTTATCCACAAATGA